A single genomic interval of Stieleria maiorica harbors:
- a CDS encoding NADH:ubiquinone reductase (Na(+)-transporting) subunit D produces MAERTTKSVIVDPLVDNNPIALQILGICSALAVTTKMETSIVMAIAVIAVTAFSNLAVSAIRTYIPSSIRIIVQMTVIASLVIVVDQVLKAYLFDISKQLSVFVGLIITNCIVMGRAEGFAMKNGPWLSFWDGIGNGLGYGLVLLFVAFFRELLGSGTLLGYVILPLDRNGGWYNPNNLMLLPPSAFFLIGFLIWLIRAYKPEQIEES; encoded by the coding sequence ATGGCTGAAAGAACTACAAAATCTGTGATCGTCGACCCGTTGGTCGACAACAACCCGATCGCCTTGCAAATCCTCGGGATTTGTAGCGCTCTGGCGGTGACGACGAAGATGGAAACGTCGATCGTGATGGCCATCGCGGTGATCGCCGTGACGGCGTTCAGCAACCTGGCCGTCAGTGCGATCCGGACGTACATCCCCAGCAGCATCCGGATCATCGTCCAAATGACCGTGATCGCCTCGTTGGTGATCGTCGTCGACCAGGTGCTGAAGGCTTACCTGTTCGACATCAGCAAACAACTGTCCGTGTTCGTCGGACTGATCATCACCAACTGTATCGTGATGGGTCGCGCCGAAGGCTTCGCGATGAAGAACGGCCCCTGGCTGAGTTTCTGGGACGGAATCGGAAACGGACTCGGTTACGGTCTGGTGCTGTTGTTCGTCGCCTTCTTCCGCGAACTGCTCGGCAGCGGAACACTGCTGGGTTACGTCATCTTGCCGCTGGATCGGAACGGCGGTTGGTACAACCCCAACAACTTGATGCTGTTGCCCCCGAGTGCGTTTTTCTTGATCGGCTTCCTGATTTGGTTGATCCGAGCATACAAACCGGAACAAATCGAAGAGTCCTGA
- the nqrF gene encoding NADH:ubiquinone reductase (Na(+)-transporting) subunit F: MGTVILGIAMFTLVVVALVVLILGAKAQLVASGPVKIMINDQKEIEVPAGGKLLGALADAGVFVSSACGGGGTCAQCKVKVHEGGGEILATEKDHISKKAAREGERLSCQVAVKQDMNVEVPAEAFDTKKWDCTVRSNHNVATFIKEFVLELPEGEDVNFKAGGYIQIECPPHVANYKDFDIEEEYHEDWDKYDIWRFVSKVDEPVIRAYSMANYPGEKGIIMLNVRVATPPPRNPELPPGKMSSWIFSLKPGDKATISGPYGEFFIKDTDAEMVYIGGGAGMAPLRSHIFELFKRQKTDRKVSYWYGGRSLRELFYIDHFRSIEEEFPNFKFNIALSDPLPEDNWDGYQGFIHQVLLDNYLSKHPAPEDIEYYICGPPMMNQAVFRMLDDLGVEPENIAYDDFGG; encoded by the coding sequence ATGGGTACCGTAATCCTTGGCATCGCAATGTTCACCCTGGTCGTGGTGGCATTGGTGGTCTTGATCCTGGGCGCGAAAGCGCAACTCGTCGCTTCAGGACCGGTGAAGATCATGATCAATGACCAAAAAGAGATCGAGGTTCCCGCCGGCGGTAAACTGTTGGGGGCCCTCGCCGACGCCGGCGTGTTCGTCTCCAGCGCCTGCGGCGGTGGTGGCACCTGTGCCCAGTGCAAGGTCAAGGTTCACGAGGGCGGCGGTGAGATCCTGGCGACCGAAAAGGACCACATTTCCAAAAAGGCCGCCCGCGAAGGCGAGCGTTTGTCGTGCCAAGTCGCCGTCAAACAGGACATGAACGTCGAGGTCCCCGCCGAAGCCTTCGACACCAAGAAATGGGATTGCACCGTCCGCAGCAACCACAACGTGGCAACCTTCATCAAGGAGTTCGTGCTGGAGTTGCCCGAAGGCGAAGACGTCAATTTCAAGGCCGGCGGTTACATCCAAATCGAATGCCCGCCGCATGTGGCCAACTACAAAGACTTTGACATCGAAGAAGAGTATCACGAGGACTGGGACAAGTACGACATCTGGCGTTTCGTTTCCAAGGTCGACGAGCCCGTGATCCGTGCTTACTCGATGGCGAACTACCCGGGCGAAAAAGGCATCATCATGCTGAACGTCCGCGTCGCCACTCCGCCGCCCCGCAACCCCGAATTGCCGCCGGGGAAAATGAGCAGCTGGATCTTCAGCCTGAAACCCGGTGACAAGGCGACCATCAGCGGTCCCTACGGCGAGTTCTTCATCAAGGATACCGACGCCGAAATGGTCTACATCGGTGGTGGGGCCGGGATGGCGCCGCTGCGAAGTCACATCTTCGAACTGTTCAAGCGTCAAAAGACGGATCGAAAGGTCAGCTACTGGTACGGCGGTCGAAGTCTCCGCGAGCTGTTCTACATCGACCACTTCCGCAGTATCGAAGAAGAATTCCCGAATTTTAAGTTCAACATCGCTCTCTCGGACCCGCTGCCCGAAGACAATTGGGACGGCTACCAAGGGTTCATCCACCAAGTGCTGTTGGACAACTACTTGAGCAAACACCCGGCGCCCGAGGACATCGAGTACTACATCTGTGGCCCGCCGATGATGAACCAAGCGGTGTTCCGCATGCTCGACGATCTGGGGGTCGAACCGGAAAACATCGCCTACGACGACTTCGGCGGTTAA
- a CDS encoding Na(+)-translocating NADH-quinone reductase subunit C has translation MSQRDSTVNTLLTATILCVVCSLVVSVAAVGLKGKQEENKMLDRQKNILDAAGLSIGEYGKPASELSREQIDELYAWVSEELVDLQTGEFVTDMDTAAYDPREAAEKADSSIEIGETPYDPGVGRREKVAKVYFVKKPGTEDFQQVVLPVYGKGLWSTLYGYLALKNDLETIQGLTFYQHAETPGLGGEVDNPAWKAQWEDQKLYNDSGEPAAMVYKGTAPEGNPYAVDGLSGATITSRGVTNLLRYWASEDGYGPFLSQLKNSKSETSGS, from the coding sequence ATGTCACAACGTGATTCAACTGTTAATACTCTGCTGACGGCGACCATTTTATGCGTCGTTTGCTCGCTGGTCGTCAGCGTCGCCGCTGTCGGGCTGAAGGGCAAGCAGGAAGAGAATAAGATGCTCGATCGCCAGAAGAACATTCTGGATGCCGCAGGGCTGTCGATCGGCGAGTACGGCAAACCGGCCAGTGAGCTCTCGCGGGAACAAATCGACGAGCTGTACGCTTGGGTCAGCGAGGAATTGGTCGATCTGCAAACCGGCGAGTTTGTCACCGACATGGACACCGCGGCGTATGACCCGCGTGAAGCGGCCGAAAAGGCGGACTCCAGCATCGAAATCGGTGAAACGCCGTACGATCCAGGCGTCGGCCGTCGCGAAAAGGTGGCCAAGGTGTACTTCGTCAAAAAGCCCGGCACTGAAGACTTCCAGCAGGTCGTGTTGCCGGTCTACGGCAAGGGCCTGTGGTCCACGCTGTACGGCTACTTGGCTCTCAAGAACGATCTTGAAACGATCCAGGGTTTGACGTTCTACCAGCACGCCGAAACGCCCGGGCTGGGCGGCGAAGTCGACAACCCGGCCTGGAAGGCTCAGTGGGAAGACCAGAAGCTTTACAACGACAGCGGCGAGCCGGCCGCGATGGTTTACAAGGGAACCGCACCGGAAGGAAATCCTTACGCGGTGGACGGGTTGTCCGGAGCGACCATTACCAGCCGGGGCGTGACGAATCTGTTGCGTTACTGGGCCAGCGAGGATGGATACGGACCATTCTTGTCACAACTGAAGAACAGCAAGTCGGAGACATCGGGGTCCTGA
- a CDS encoding Na(+)-translocating NADH-quinone reductase subunit A, with amino-acid sequence MITIKEGLDLPILGTPAQHIEVAKPVTQVALVGDDYIGMKPTMLVAPGDKVKLGQPLFTDKKTEGVTYTSPAAGTVADVIRGEKRKFEAVVIDVDPSPSDSDVVNFEVGDVGSMDAAALTELLLTSGLWTSLRTRPYGKVPVPGTKPSSIFVQAIDTNPLAACPATAMADRKDQFILGLTAITKLTDGAVHVCKAPGSEIPGGAVEGVTVTEFGGPHPAGLVGTHIHELDPVGPNKSVWYLGYQDVMAIGALLTTGKLDVRRVISLAGPVIGKPRLLETRLGADISQLTEGEFDAGIKVRQISGSVLCGRTANPPHNFLGRYHTQISVIAEGDEREFLGWQKPGFDKFSTTRVFASSMLPNQKFAFTTSTGGSERAMVPLGTYEKVMPLDILPTQLLRALIVRDTDQAQQLGVLELEEEDLALCTFVCPGKYEYGSLLRENLTTIEREG; translated from the coding sequence ATGATCACGATCAAAGAAGGATTGGATCTTCCGATCCTCGGCACCCCCGCCCAGCACATCGAAGTTGCCAAACCGGTCACGCAAGTGGCGTTGGTCGGCGACGATTACATCGGCATGAAGCCCACGATGTTGGTGGCTCCGGGGGACAAGGTGAAGCTGGGCCAGCCGCTGTTTACCGACAAAAAAACCGAGGGAGTGACCTACACGTCTCCGGCGGCGGGCACGGTCGCGGACGTGATTCGGGGTGAAAAACGAAAATTCGAGGCGGTCGTGATCGACGTCGATCCTTCGCCATCGGATTCCGATGTGGTCAATTTTGAAGTCGGCGACGTCGGTTCGATGGATGCCGCCGCATTGACCGAATTGTTGCTCACCAGCGGGCTGTGGACGTCGCTGCGAACCCGCCCCTACGGCAAGGTTCCGGTGCCGGGAACCAAGCCGAGTTCGATTTTTGTCCAAGCGATCGACACGAACCCGTTGGCCGCGTGCCCGGCCACCGCGATGGCCGACCGCAAGGATCAGTTCATTCTGGGTTTGACGGCGATCACCAAGTTGACCGACGGTGCAGTCCACGTCTGCAAGGCGCCTGGGTCGGAGATTCCCGGCGGTGCGGTCGAAGGCGTCACGGTGACCGAGTTCGGCGGCCCCCACCCGGCGGGTCTGGTCGGCACACACATTCACGAGCTGGACCCGGTCGGCCCGAACAAGTCGGTCTGGTATTTGGGTTACCAAGACGTGATGGCGATCGGTGCCCTGCTGACGACGGGCAAGTTGGACGTTCGCCGCGTGATTTCGTTGGCCGGTCCGGTGATCGGCAAACCGCGTTTGCTGGAAACCCGTCTCGGGGCCGACATCAGCCAACTGACCGAGGGCGAGTTCGACGCCGGCATTAAAGTCCGTCAGATTTCCGGTTCGGTGCTCTGTGGTCGCACCGCCAATCCGCCGCACAATTTCTTGGGCCGCTACCACACCCAGATTTCGGTGATTGCCGAAGGCGACGAGCGCGAGTTTTTGGGTTGGCAAAAGCCGGGGTTTGACAAGTTCAGCACGACCCGCGTGTTCGCCTCGTCGATGTTGCCGAATCAGAAGTTCGCTTTCACGACCAGCACCGGCGGCAGCGAACGGGCGATGGTGCCGCTGGGGACTTATGAGAAAGTCATGCCGCTGGATATTCTGCCGACGCAATTGCTGCGAGCGTTGATCGTCCGCGACACCGACCAGGCGCAGCAATTGGGCGTCCTGGAACTGGAGGAGGAAGACTTGGCGTTATGCACGTTTGTCTGTCCCGGAAAATATGAATATGGCTCGCTGCTTCGCGAAAACCTGACCACGATCGAGCGTGAAGGCTGA
- a CDS encoding NADH:ubiquinone reductase (Na(+)-transporting) subunit B: MKALRAALDKVHPLFDKGGPLQIAYPVYESIDTFLYTPGETTHGQTHVRDNIDLKRMMITVVMALVPATLFGMWNVGYQANTAIQRAAEAGERYVGDWHYTIHNAIGFTNDPGSIADCMVLGAIFFIPIYFVCMFVGGHIEMVFSVLRGHEINEGFLVTGLLFPLTLPASIPLWQVAVGIAFGVIVAKEVFGGTGRNFLNVALTSRAFLYFAHAGQISGDKVWTAVDGFSGATALGQMAVATPDPGGETNAALASLESVNYSLGASDPVTWTEPITWMSAFLGTVQGCVGETSTLMCLIGAAILIGAGIGSWKIMAGVLGGVAATSLLLNGVTTGSNPMMSVPFYWHFVVGGLAFGLVFMATDPVSASMTEKGKWIYGGLIGFMTVLIRCINPAFPEGIMLAILFGNVFAPLIDYFVVSANVRRRMARYVTT; this comes from the coding sequence ATGAAAGCACTCCGCGCTGCTCTGGACAAGGTCCATCCGCTTTTTGACAAAGGCGGACCGCTGCAGATCGCGTATCCGGTGTACGAATCGATTGACACGTTTCTGTACACGCCGGGCGAAACCACTCACGGGCAAACGCACGTGCGTGACAACATCGATCTGAAGCGAATGATGATCACCGTCGTGATGGCTTTGGTGCCCGCGACGCTCTTTGGGATGTGGAACGTCGGCTACCAGGCGAACACCGCCATCCAGCGGGCCGCTGAAGCCGGTGAACGCTACGTCGGCGATTGGCACTACACGATCCACAACGCGATAGGGTTCACCAATGACCCGGGGAGCATCGCCGACTGCATGGTGCTCGGTGCGATCTTTTTCATCCCGATCTACTTCGTCTGCATGTTCGTCGGTGGTCACATCGAAATGGTCTTCAGTGTCCTGCGGGGGCACGAGATCAACGAAGGCTTCCTGGTCACCGGATTGCTCTTCCCGCTGACGTTGCCGGCATCGATTCCGCTGTGGCAGGTGGCCGTCGGGATCGCGTTCGGCGTGATCGTGGCCAAAGAGGTGTTCGGCGGCACCGGACGTAACTTCCTGAACGTGGCGCTGACCAGTCGCGCGTTCCTGTACTTTGCTCACGCCGGCCAAATCAGCGGCGACAAAGTCTGGACGGCCGTGGACGGGTTCAGCGGCGCGACCGCGCTGGGCCAGATGGCAGTGGCCACTCCCGATCCAGGTGGAGAGACCAATGCGGCGTTGGCGTCGCTGGAATCGGTCAACTATTCCCTGGGAGCTTCGGACCCAGTCACCTGGACCGAACCGATCACCTGGATGAGTGCGTTCCTGGGAACCGTCCAAGGATGCGTCGGCGAAACCAGCACCCTGATGTGCTTGATCGGAGCTGCGATTCTGATCGGCGCCGGAATCGGATCCTGGAAGATCATGGCGGGTGTCTTGGGCGGCGTCGCCGCGACCTCGCTGTTGCTAAACGGTGTCACAACCGGCAGCAACCCGATGATGAGTGTTCCGTTTTACTGGCACTTTGTCGTCGGCGGCTTGGCGTTCGGATTGGTGTTCATGGCCACTGACCCGGTCAGTGCCTCGATGACTGAAAAAGGAAAATGGATTTACGGCGGGCTGATCGGTTTCATGACGGTGTTGATTCGCTGTATCAACCCGGCATTCCCCGAAGGCATCATGTTGGCCATTCTGTTCGGCAACGTGTTCGCACCCTTGATCGATTACTTCGTTGTTTCCGCAAACGTTCGCCGGAGGATGGCACGCTATGTCACAACGTGA
- the nqrE gene encoding NADH:ubiquinone reductase (Na(+)-transporting) subunit E, with translation MIETHLSILLKAVFVENLALAFFLGMCTFLAISKNVKTAIGLGIAVIVIEAITVPANQFIYAWFLKKGALTWAEGFLPVSPGYFESVDLTFLGFISYIGVIAAMVQILEMFLDKFFPALYNTLGIFLPLITVNCAILGASLFMQERNYSFAESCTYGLGCGLGWALAIAALAGIREKMKYSDVPPPLRGLGITFITVGLMALAFMSFSGIQL, from the coding sequence ATCATTGAAACCCATCTCAGCATCCTGCTCAAAGCGGTCTTCGTCGAAAACCTGGCGTTGGCGTTCTTCCTGGGGATGTGCACGTTCTTGGCGATCAGCAAGAACGTCAAAACGGCGATCGGTCTGGGGATCGCGGTGATCGTGATCGAAGCGATCACGGTGCCGGCCAACCAGTTCATCTACGCGTGGTTCCTGAAGAAAGGTGCCCTGACGTGGGCGGAGGGCTTTCTGCCGGTCTCACCGGGCTACTTCGAATCGGTCGATCTGACGTTTCTGGGATTCATCAGCTACATCGGTGTGATTGCGGCGATGGTCCAGATCCTGGAAATGTTCTTGGACAAGTTCTTCCCCGCCCTCTACAACACCCTGGGGATTTTCTTGCCGCTGATCACGGTGAACTGTGCCATCTTGGGTGCGTCGCTGTTCATGCAGGAACGCAACTATTCGTTCGCCGAATCGTGCACCTACGGACTCGGTTGCGGGCTCGGCTGGGCGTTGGCGATCGCGGCGCTGGCCGGAATCCGAGAAAAAATGAAATACAGTGATGTCCCGCCGCCGCTTCGCGGTTTAGGAATCACGTTCATCACCGTCGGACTGATGGCGCTGGCCTTCATGTCCTTCAGCGGAATCCAGCTGTAA